One segment of Solanum stenotomum isolate F172 chromosome 1, ASM1918654v1, whole genome shotgun sequence DNA contains the following:
- the LOC125841456 gene encoding probable BOI-related E3 ubiquitin-protein ligase 3 has protein sequence MAIQAQLYTDNLLGGSMDFMENACGFNQFSFATQQHQQPFQQNLQQQQIFNQKIMNQNLMNNNITESIPFSQFLATQMEKQRIEIDHFINLQNEKLRWVLNEQKKQQLALIWRKYESKLEFLLKHKDEEIAKAGNRTKELEEYLKKMEMENQAWQRIANENEAIVMSLNNTIEQLRESGYCLSTNGEDAESCCDLHDDEDEQETKKMICKSCNSRSSCMIFLPCRHLSSCKPCDSLLHQCPVCGIPKKAAIEALF, from the exons ATGGCTATTCAAGCGCAATTGTATACGGATAATCTTTTAGGTGGTTCAATGGATTTCATGGAGAATGCTTGTGGATTTAATCAGTTTTCTTTTGCTACTCAGCAACACCAACAACCCTTTCAACAGAATTTACAGCAGCAACAGATTTTTAACCAGAAAATCATGAATCAGAATTTGATGAATAACAACATTACTGAGTCAATTCCTTTTTCACAGTTTCTAGCTACCCAGATGGAGAAACAGAGGATTGAAATCGATCACTTTATCAACTTACAG AATGAAAAATTGAGATGGGTTTTAAACGAGCAGAAGAAGCAACAACTAGCATTGATTTGGAGAAAATACGAATCGAAACTTGAGTTTTTACTGAAACACAAGGATGAAGAAATCGCTAAAGCAGGGAATAGGACAAAGGAGCTAGAAgaatacttaaaaaaaatggagatgGAGAATCAAGCATGGCAGAGAATCGCGAATGAAAACGAAGCTATTGTCATGTCATTAAACAACACAATCGAACAACTAAGAGAAAGTGGGTATTGTTTGTCCACCAATGGAGAAGATGCAGAATCTTGCTGCGATCTTcatgatgatgaagatgaacaagaaacaaaaaaaatgatttgcaAAAGCTGCAATTCTCGATCTTCGTGCATGATTTTCTTGCCCTGTAGACACCTTTCTTCATGCAAACCTTGTGATTCTCTTCTCCATCAATGCCCTGTCTGTGGAATACCTAAGAAAGCTGCCATTGAAGCCTTGttttga
- the LOC125850948 gene encoding WD-40 repeat-containing protein MSI2-like: protein MAEEEMEAAGETEQEVEEEFAVWKKNTPLLYDLVVCHALEWPSLTVQWLPFPTTDDGAFSVHKLILGTHTSDDCPNFLMVANVHLPRNPASGLEHNLMKPQIPKVEIVHKIHVDGEVNRARCMPQKPAVVAAKTSSSEVYVFDSAKQPLDHEGGSCNPDVRLRGHDKEGYGLSWSPFKEGFLLSGSNDQKICLWDVSALPQDKVLMAHHTYEEHEDVVEDVSWHPKNENLFGSVGDDCRLIIWDLRTNKAQQSVLAHEKEVNYLSFNSYTEWVLATASSDSTVGLFDMRKLSSPLHVFGSHTDEVFQVEWDPNHETVLASSGGDRRLMVWDLNRIGDEQLEGEAEDGPSELLFSHGGHKAKISDFSWNKNEPWVISSVAEDNCVQVWQMAESIYREDNDNGNC, encoded by the exons ATGGCAGAAGAAGAAATGGAGGCGGCGGGAGAAACCGAACAAGAGGTAGAAGAGGAGTTCGCCGTTTGGAAGAAGAACACGCCGTTGCTCTACGATCTTGTCGTCTGTCATGCCCTTGAATGGCCGTCTCTCACCGTTCAATGGCTTCCGTTCCCCACCACCGACGACGGTGCTTTTTCTGTACACAAGCTCATTCTCGGAACTCACACCTCCGACGATTGCCCCAACTTCCTCATGGTCGCAAATGTTCATCTCCCTCGTAATCCTGCTTCAGGACTTGAACACAATCTCATGAAGCCTCAAATCCCTAAG GTAGAGATAGTACACAAGATTCATGTTGATGGAGAAGTGAATAGGGCGAGATGTATGCCACAGAAGCCAGCTGTAGTTGCAGCAAAGACTAGTAGCTCTGAAGTTTATGTCTTTGACTCAGCTAAACAACCCCTTGATCATGAAGGTGGGTCTTGTAACCCTGATGTTAGACTTCGAGGGCATGATAAAGAAGGTTATGGCTTGTCGTGGAGCCCGTTTAAAGAGGGTTTTCTTTTGAGTGGTTCAAATGATCAGAAGATTTGTTTGTGGGATGTATCTGCATTGCCTCAAGATAAAGTGCTTATGGCCCATCATACTTATGAG GAGCATGAAGATGTAGTTGAGGACGTGTCATGGCATCCAAAGAATGAGAACCTATTTGGTTCGGTCGGAGATGATTGTCGTCTGATCATTTGGGACTTACGGACAAACAAAGCCCAACAGTCGGTTTTAGCGCATGAGAAAGAG GTGAATTATTTATCTTTCAACTCATATACTGAGTGGGTTCTTGCTACAGCATCGTCAGATAGTACTGTTGGTCTGTTCGACATGCGAAAGCTTAGCTCTCCATTGCATGTGTTTGGCAGTCATAC GGATGAGGTATTCCAGGTAGAATGGGATCCTAATCATGAGACTGTACTGGCATCTTCAGGTGGTGATAGAAGGTTGATGGTCTGGGATCTTAACAG GATTGGTGACGAGCAATTGGAAGGGGAAGCTGAAGACGGGCCCTCCGAACTTCTTTTCTCTCATGGTGGTCACAAAGCAAAAATATCTGATTTTTCATGGAACAAGAATGAGCCATGGGTCATTTCAAGTGTAGCAGAAGACAATTGTGTCCAAGTCTGGCAGATGGCTGAGAGCATCTACCGTGAGGACAATGACAATGGCAACTGCTGA
- the LOC125846849 gene encoding basic leucine zipper 23-like has protein sequence MADGELDISNQEMLSSSNFGEFSSSMDSFFNEILKDAHACTHAHTCNPPGPDNSHTHTCYHVHTKIVPTTDDDKNPSDDTAESADNKGKKRPVGNKEAVRKYREKKKARAASLEDEVVRLRAINQQLLKRLQGQAVLEAEVARLKCLLVDIRGRIEGEIGSFPYQKPMKSGNTYQHIVNPNFPGAYVVNSCNLQCDDQVYCLHPGAEGKSSDGTVLNGQGFNNCEFETLQCLGNQTTGLEEVPGCVVGNSTPTDNTSGRSKRKGGTHTTTT, from the exons ATGGCTGACGGGGAGCTGGACATTTCTAACCAAGAAATGTTGTCAAGTTCGAATTTTGGTGAATTTAGTAGTTCAATGGACAGCTTTTTCAATGAGATTCTCAAGGATGCGCATGCCTGTACTCATGCCCACACTTGTAACCCGCCTGGTCCTGATAACTCTCATACTCACACTTGTTACCATGTTCACACCAAAATTGTGCCTACCACAGATGACGATAAGAACCCCAGTGATGATACTGCAGAGTCTGCAGATAATAAAGGGAAGAAACGCCCTGTGGGTAATAAGGAAGCTGTTCGCAAGTATCGTGAGAAAAAGAAGGCCCGGGCTGCTTCATTAGAGGATGAAGTTGTCAGATTGAGGGCTATAAATCAGCAACTCTTGAAGAGGCTGCAGGGTCAGGCCGTATTGGAAGCGGAGGTTGCTAGGCTAAAGTGTTTGCTTGTGGATATACGAGGAAGGATTGAAGGGGAAATTGGATCATTTCCATATCAGAAGCCCATGAAGAGTGGCAATACATATCAGCACATAGTTAATCCTAACTTTCCTGGAGCATATGTGGTGAACTCTTGCAATCTACAATGTGATGATCAGGTTTATTGCCTCCACCCAGGTGCAGAAGGTAAAAGCTCAGATGGCACTGTATTAAATGGACAAGGCTTCAACAACTGTGAATTTGAGACTCTCCAATGCTTGGGTAATCAAACCACTGGGCTGGAGGAGGTTCCTGGGTGTGTTGTGGGTAATAGCACACCTACTGACAACACTTCTGGTCGAAGCAAGAGAAAAG GAGGCAcgcatacaacaacaacatga
- the LOC125844481 gene encoding heavy metal-associated isoprenylated plant protein 26-like has product MGVLDHISDMFDCSSQHSKHKRRKQLQTVEIKVKMDCEGCERKVRRSVEGMKGVSSVTIEPKQHKLTVVGYVDPEKVVARVAHRTGKKAEIWPYVPYDVVAHPYAQGVYDKKAPAGYVRRDDFQTNQLARASSTEVRYTTAFSDENPAACVVM; this is encoded by the exons ATGGGTGTTCTTGACCATATATCTGATATGTTTGATTGCTCTTCTCAACACTCCAAGCACAAAAGACGCAAACAATTACag ACAGTGGAGATAAAAGTGAAGATGGACTGTGAAGGCTGTGAGAGGAAAGTGCGAAGGTCTGTTGAGGGAATGAAAGGAGTTTCGTCCGTGACAATAGAGCCTAAACAGCACAAGCTCACAGTAGTAGGCTATGTGGATCCAGAGAAAGTTGTGGCTCGTGTAGCCCATCGCACAGGTAAGAAGGCAGAGATTTGGCCCTATGTCCCATACGATGTCGTTGCTCATCCCTATGCACAGGGTGTTTATGATAAGAAGGCTCCTGCTGGATACGTGCGAAGAGATGATTTCCAAACTAACCAGCTTGCTCGTGCCAGTTCTACTGAAGTTCGCTATACTACTGCCTTTAGCGACGAGAATCCTGCAGCCTGTGTGGTCATGTGA